Proteins encoded together in one Formosa sp. Hel3_A1_48 window:
- a CDS encoding nucleoside phosphorylase, with protein sequence MSIKQSELILNPDGSIYHLHLRPEDLATTIITVGDPERVDQVSKYFDHIELKQQKREFKTHTGLYKNQRITVISTGIGSDNIDIVLNELDALVNIDFETRTLKNKLTALDIVRIGTSGALQADIPVDSILMSTYGLDINGMLPSYEIETIRNKAFEKAFCMHTEWNNDRAQPVLVENSKTLEHQLYESHILTGVTATCGGFYGPQGRILRLKPKDSIFRNKLESFRYEDLKITNFEMETSAIYGLSKLLGHQACSMNAILANRANGSFSKKPDETIDNLIQYTLNKLTN encoded by the coding sequence ATGAGTATTAAACAATCTGAATTAATCTTAAATCCTGACGGCAGTATTTACCACCTTCATTTACGGCCAGAAGATTTAGCTACTACAATCATCACAGTAGGCGATCCAGAACGTGTGGATCAAGTTTCAAAATATTTTGACCACATAGAGCTCAAACAACAAAAAAGGGAGTTCAAAACGCATACAGGATTATATAAAAACCAGCGCATAACAGTTATATCCACAGGAATAGGCTCAGACAATATTGATATTGTACTCAATGAATTGGACGCACTTGTAAATATTGATTTTGAAACACGCACACTTAAAAACAAATTAACAGCATTAGATATCGTGCGCATTGGAACTTCTGGAGCACTACAGGCTGATATACCAGTGGATTCGATTTTAATGAGCACATACGGCTTGGATATCAATGGAATGCTACCATCCTATGAAATAGAAACTATTCGCAACAAAGCGTTTGAAAAGGCCTTTTGTATGCATACGGAATGGAACAATGATCGGGCACAACCAGTGTTGGTAGAAAATTCAAAAACATTGGAACATCAACTTTATGAAAGTCATATTTTAACTGGAGTAACAGCCACTTGTGGGGGATTTTATGGTCCGCAAGGACGTATATTGCGGTTAAAACCAAAAGACAGTATTTTTAGGAATAAATTAGAATCATTCCGGTATGAGGATTTAAAAATTACAAATTTTGAAATGGAAACCTCTGCCATTTATGGTTTGTCCAAATTGTTGGGCCACCAAGCCTGTTCGATGAATGCTATTTTGGCCAACAGAGCCAACGGCAGCTTCAGCAAAAAGCCTGACGAGACAATCGACAACCTTATTCAGTACACCCTAAATAAACTTACAAACTAA
- a CDS encoding substrate-binding domain-containing protein, translating into MKTVRVGGVPEHFNYAWYIGLKNNLFKENGINLRWVDCPGGTGQMTEALKTNSIDMAVVLTEGIVKAISEGLSCKIVQTYVQSPLVWGVHVAYNSKFKTSSELKKKQAAISRYGSGSHLMAYINAQQLEWDVTRDLKFKLVKNLDGGVKALSNGDADYFLWEKFTTKPFVDEGIFRRIGECPTPWPCFVIAARNELINSDSSSLNTILEIINTITKKFKKIPEIDQIISKRYKQKQTDVQQWLSQTEWSQKNIDEKTIEIVQNKLIALDLLSKKLSYNELTHSI; encoded by the coding sequence ATGAAAACAGTTCGTGTCGGAGGAGTTCCAGAGCACTTCAACTATGCATGGTATATTGGATTAAAAAATAATCTATTCAAAGAAAATGGAATCAATTTACGCTGGGTCGATTGCCCTGGAGGCACAGGTCAAATGACGGAAGCCCTCAAAACCAATTCCATCGACATGGCAGTGGTACTGACGGAGGGTATTGTAAAAGCCATTTCCGAAGGTCTTAGCTGTAAAATAGTTCAAACCTATGTACAATCGCCGCTGGTCTGGGGCGTACATGTGGCTTATAATTCGAAGTTCAAGACTAGTTCTGAACTGAAAAAAAAACAAGCGGCAATTAGCCGATATGGTTCTGGTTCGCACCTGATGGCCTACATCAACGCGCAGCAATTGGAATGGGATGTAACGCGCGATTTAAAATTTAAACTTGTCAAAAATTTAGATGGCGGGGTTAAAGCACTTTCTAACGGAGATGCAGATTACTTTTTGTGGGAAAAATTCACCACAAAACCTTTTGTAGATGAAGGTATTTTCAGACGGATTGGTGAATGCCCCACACCTTGGCCATGCTTTGTGATTGCTGCTCGAAACGAGTTAATCAATAGTGATTCTTCTTCATTAAATACCATTCTTGAAATCATCAATACCATCACCAAAAAATTCAAAAAAATTCCAGAAATAGATCAAATTATTTCAAAGCGTTATAAACAAAAACAAACTGATGTACAGCAATGGCTTAGCCAAACTGAATGGTCTCAAAAGAACATTGATGAAAAAACCATTGAAATTGTACAAAACAAACTGATAGCGTTGGATTTATTGTCTAAAAAATTATCATACAACGAATTGACTCATTCAATCTAA
- a CDS encoding isopenicillin N synthase family dioxygenase, whose amino-acid sequence MNKIPSVNLNDFLSNDAELKQKFVSEIGHAYESIGFVALKGHFLKDALVDSLYNEVKKFFDMPVEQKRQYEIPGIGGQRGYVSFGKESAKGKKEGDLKEFWHFGQYVENNPQLEEEYHSNVQVNELPEFNSVGKEAFKMLEKTAKYVLRALALYLDLEETYFDEFIHNGNSILRPIHYPPITKAPEKAVRAAAHGDINLITLLMGAQGRGLQVQNHNGDWIDAIAEADELMINVGDMLSRHTNNKLKSTIHRVVNPPKELWGNSRYSIPFFMHPISAMKLDVLDSCVDENNPKQFEDITAGEFLNQRLEELGLTKS is encoded by the coding sequence ATGAATAAAATTCCAAGTGTAAACCTCAACGATTTTTTATCCAATGATGCTGAGTTGAAACAAAAATTTGTTTCTGAAATTGGACATGCCTATGAGTCTATTGGATTTGTAGCCCTAAAGGGTCACTTTCTTAAGGATGCACTTGTAGATTCTCTTTACAATGAGGTTAAAAAGTTTTTTGACATGCCGGTTGAGCAGAAGAGACAATACGAAATTCCTGGGATAGGCGGTCAGCGTGGCTATGTTTCATTTGGAAAAGAAAGCGCAAAAGGAAAGAAAGAAGGCGACTTAAAAGAATTTTGGCACTTTGGACAGTATGTTGAAAACAATCCTCAACTGGAAGAAGAATACCATTCCAATGTACAAGTAAACGAACTACCCGAATTTAATTCCGTTGGTAAAGAAGCCTTTAAGATGTTAGAGAAAACCGCTAAATATGTTTTACGTGCTTTGGCGCTTTATTTAGACTTGGAAGAAACATATTTTGATGAATTTATTCATAACGGGAATAGTATACTAAGACCCATTCACTATCCACCGATTACAAAAGCACCAGAAAAGGCCGTCCGGGCAGCAGCGCATGGCGATATCAACCTAATTACTCTTTTGATGGGGGCCCAAGGCCGTGGACTTCAAGTCCAAAACCATAATGGAGATTGGATTGATGCTATAGCAGAAGCGGATGAGCTTATGATCAATGTAGGGGATATGTTATCGAGACACACGAACAATAAGTTAAAATCCACCATTCACCGCGTGGTCAATCCACCAAAAGAATTATGGGGTAATTCTCGCTACTCCATTCCATTTTTTATGCACCCCATTAGTGCTATGAAATTAGATGTTCTGGACAGCTGTGTAGATGAAAATAATCCTAAACAATTCGAAGATATCACAGCTGGTGAATTCCTAAATCAGCGTTTGGAAGAATTGGGGCTAACCAAAAGTTAA
- a CDS encoding translation initiation factor encodes MDLRDQLKNLFPEHQETELTNKTKPKVDFWLQEAPLICKYEKRKGKPITIIEGYTGADADFKKLTSKLKKEFSVGGSYKKDNIIIQGDYRDKIMEILSGLGFNVKRVGG; translated from the coding sequence ATGGATTTAAGAGATCAACTCAAAAATTTGTTCCCTGAACATCAAGAAACTGAGCTAACTAATAAAACCAAGCCCAAAGTTGACTTTTGGCTTCAAGAGGCACCACTAATTTGCAAATATGAAAAACGCAAGGGTAAACCCATCACCATCATTGAGGGCTATACGGGTGCTGATGCTGACTTCAAAAAATTAACATCAAAACTCAAAAAAGAGTTTAGTGTAGGTGGGAGTTATAAAAAAGACAACATCATTATACAAGGGGATTACAGAGATAAAATCATGGAAATATTGAGTGGTTTAGGATTTAATGTAAAACGTGTTGGTGGATAA
- the ung gene encoding uracil-DNA glycosylase produces the protein MVLRLSKEWNKILSSEFEQPYFCSLEPFVDQEYERNECYPPKNQIFNAFDLCAYYQLKVVIIGQDPYHGKGQANGLAFSVNDGIAHPPSLINIFKELNSDLGIVYPKSGDLSPWASQGVLLLNATLTVRTAEAASHQKQGWEIFTDKVIETISTNNNGIVFLLWGGYAQKKKKLIDAQRHLVLESGHPSPLSANRGYWFGNRHFSKCNAYLKSKGNTPIDWHLD, from the coding sequence ATTGTGTTAAGATTAAGCAAGGAATGGAATAAAATTTTATCATCTGAGTTTGAACAGCCCTATTTTTGTTCTCTAGAGCCCTTTGTTGATCAAGAATATGAGCGAAATGAATGTTATCCACCAAAAAATCAAATTTTTAACGCCTTTGATCTATGTGCATACTATCAATTGAAAGTTGTTATAATTGGTCAAGACCCCTATCACGGAAAAGGGCAAGCCAATGGTTTGGCATTTTCTGTTAACGATGGTATTGCGCATCCACCATCACTCATCAATATCTTCAAGGAGTTAAACTCAGATTTAGGTATAGTTTATCCTAAAAGTGGTGATTTGTCACCATGGGCATCACAGGGCGTACTGCTTCTCAATGCCACTTTGACGGTCCGCACAGCAGAAGCAGCTAGCCATCAAAAGCAGGGTTGGGAAATTTTCACAGATAAAGTCATTGAAACAATATCTACTAATAACAACGGCATTGTGTTTTTACTTTGGGGCGGGTATGCCCAAAAAAAGAAAAAGCTGATTGATGCCCAACGGCATTTAGTCTTGGAAAGTGGCCACCCTTCACCACTGAGTGCAAACAGAGGATATTGGTTTGGAAATAGACATTTTAGTAAATGCAATGCGTATTTAAAATCTAAAGGAAATACACCAATTGATTGGCACTTAGATTGA
- a CDS encoding endonuclease MutS2: MINISRKTLDDLEFDTVVAQVAAYNITSLGRAEINKLQPFNAKEETTDALKLVHEFVSSFENDNRIPNHGFEDITEELKLLRIENNFLDVEQFRKIAALSITTNTQLKFFKKFHDYYPLLFKRSEQLEQTNLISNQINSIIDKYGEIRNDASDTLYTIRKSIQSVRTKINTSFNAALSHYNSADYLDEIRETVMENRRVLAVKAMYRRKVKGSILGASKTGSIVYIEPDTTHQHQRDLNNFEFEETEEIKRILLELTNYVRGFKPLLQQYQNYLVLLDVLYAKAKYAQSINGILPELSDDQELNLRDAYHPLLLLANNEEGKKTFPQTITMAKDSRIIVISGPNAGGKSITLKTVGLLQVMMQSGLLIPVHERSKMCFFERILSDIGDNQSIENHLSTYSYRLKQMNYFLKKCTKQTLFLIDEFGTGSDPELGGALAETFLEVFYEREAFGIITTHYSNLKLLANELPHIQNTNMLFDEKTLLPIYKLVIGQAGSSFTFEVAQKNGIPYSLINRSKKKIERGKIRFDKTIAKLQKERSKLEKTERALKKNEVKKELEAEKLESTNQKAQKKLQSFQELYDSNQRLIYLGKKIQDLGDKFHENKRKRELMAELFKLVQIENSKKEKLSNKQKRAKLKEENRLQKEVELKVAKIRKEKKSAKARAAKTPPKPKHNFKVGENVRMDDGKAVGSIDKIEKGKAIVNYGLFTTTVSLERLEFVKPKK; encoded by the coding sequence ATGATTAATATTTCCCGAAAAACTCTTGATGATTTAGAATTTGATACTGTGGTGGCGCAAGTCGCTGCATACAACATCACGAGTTTGGGTCGAGCAGAAATTAATAAGCTTCAACCTTTTAACGCAAAAGAAGAAACCACAGATGCCCTGAAGCTTGTGCATGAGTTTGTTTCATCTTTTGAAAATGACAACCGCATTCCAAATCATGGCTTTGAGGACATCACAGAAGAATTAAAGCTTCTGCGTATAGAAAATAATTTTCTTGACGTCGAACAGTTCAGAAAAATTGCGGCACTTTCTATCACTACAAACACACAATTAAAATTTTTCAAAAAGTTTCACGACTACTACCCCCTACTTTTTAAACGTTCAGAACAACTTGAACAAACCAATTTAATTTCGAATCAAATCAATAGCATCATTGACAAATATGGTGAGATTAGAAACGATGCTTCCGATACGCTTTATACCATCCGAAAATCTATACAATCGGTACGCACAAAAATAAACACCAGTTTCAATGCCGCATTGAGCCATTACAACAGTGCAGACTACCTTGATGAAATTCGCGAAACAGTAATGGAAAATAGACGTGTATTGGCTGTAAAAGCCATGTACCGCCGCAAAGTGAAAGGTAGTATTTTGGGGGCGAGCAAAACCGGGAGTATTGTGTATATAGAGCCTGATACAACACACCAACACCAACGTGACCTTAATAATTTTGAATTTGAGGAAACAGAAGAGATTAAACGTATTTTGCTGGAACTTACAAATTACGTACGTGGCTTCAAACCCCTGCTTCAACAGTATCAAAATTACTTAGTGCTTTTGGATGTCTTGTATGCAAAAGCAAAATATGCGCAGAGTATCAATGGCATTCTACCTGAACTTAGTGATGATCAAGAATTAAATCTTCGAGACGCGTATCACCCACTGCTTCTATTAGCCAACAATGAGGAGGGCAAAAAAACATTCCCTCAAACCATCACTATGGCCAAAGACAGTCGAATCATCGTTATATCAGGACCTAATGCTGGTGGAAAAAGCATCACTTTAAAGACGGTTGGTTTGTTGCAAGTAATGATGCAATCTGGGCTGTTGATCCCTGTTCATGAACGTTCTAAAATGTGTTTTTTTGAGCGTATATTAAGTGATATAGGGGACAATCAATCTATTGAAAACCACTTGAGTACCTACAGTTATCGCCTTAAACAGATGAATTATTTCTTGAAAAAGTGCACCAAACAAACCTTGTTTCTTATCGATGAGTTTGGAACAGGAAGTGATCCTGAATTGGGCGGGGCTTTGGCTGAAACATTTTTAGAAGTCTTTTATGAGCGAGAAGCCTTTGGGATCATTACAACACACTACAGTAATTTAAAACTATTGGCCAATGAATTACCACATATTCAAAATACGAATATGTTGTTTGACGAAAAAACGCTATTACCCATCTATAAACTTGTTATTGGTCAAGCAGGAAGTTCGTTTACGTTTGAGGTGGCTCAAAAAAATGGGATTCCTTACAGTTTGATTAATCGTTCCAAGAAAAAAATTGAACGTGGTAAAATTCGTTTTGACAAAACCATTGCAAAACTTCAAAAAGAACGCTCTAAGCTTGAAAAAACAGAACGTGCGCTCAAAAAAAATGAGGTTAAAAAAGAGCTAGAAGCTGAAAAACTTGAATCGACAAACCAAAAAGCACAAAAGAAATTACAGAGCTTTCAAGAATTGTACGACAGCAATCAACGGTTGATCTATTTGGGTAAAAAAATTCAAGATTTGGGGGACAAATTCCATGAGAATAAGCGAAAACGCGAGCTCATGGCTGAGCTTTTTAAGTTGGTGCAAATTGAAAATTCCAAAAAAGAAAAACTTTCTAACAAGCAAAAAAGAGCGAAACTCAAAGAAGAAAACCGCCTTCAAAAAGAAGTAGAACTAAAGGTGGCTAAAATCCGAAAAGAGAAAAAATCTGCCAAAGCGAGAGCCGCTAAAACTCCACCAAAACCCAAGCATAATTTTAAAGTAGGCGAAAATGTCCGCATGGACGACGGCAAAGCTGTGGGCAGTATCGATAAGATTGAAAAAGGTAAAGCTATTGTCAATTACGGATTATTTACAACTACAGTAAGCCTGGAGCGCTTGGAATTTGTAAAACCTAAAAAATAA